A region of Eschrichtius robustus isolate mEscRob2 chromosome 19, mEscRob2.pri, whole genome shotgun sequence DNA encodes the following proteins:
- the ZNF793 gene encoding zinc finger protein 793 isoform X2 → MIEYQRPVSFKDVVVGFTQEEWHRLNPAQRALYRDVMLETYSNLLSVGYEGTKPYVILRLEQEEAPWICEASCSGCHCWENIWQGNVQKKRQQDMLLRQGTFISKKTLPKERSHECNKFGKISHLSTDLFPSIQNPNNWDSCGKSVNHNLDLNGFKRNYSKKQDECYGCGKLLQHTKHDRRPNGEKFWECSHCEKAFSHNPALTYKPAITNSLVYKRKRVPPTEKPHVCTECGKAFCYKSEFIRHQRSHTGEKPYGCTDCGKAFSHKSTLIKHQRIHTGIRPFECFFCGKAFTQKSHRREHQRTHTGERPFVCNECGKSFGEKSYLNVHRKIHTGERPYRCRECGKSFSQKSCLNKHWRTHTGEKPYGCDECGKAFYQKPNLSRHQKVHARKNAYRNENLKIVGKP, encoded by the exons ATGATCGAGTACCAG AGACCTGTGTCATTCAAGGATGTGGTAGTGGGCTTCACTCAAGAGGAGTGGCACAGGCTGAATCCTGCTCAGAGGGCCCTATACCGGGATGTGATGCTGGAGACCTACAGCAACCTCCTCTCAGTGG GTTATGAAGGCACCAAACCATATGTGATCCTCAGGCTGGAGCAGGAAGAAGCACCATGGATTTGTGAGGCGTCATGCTCAGGCTGCCACTGTTGGG AAAACATTTGGCAAGGTAACGTCCAGAAGAAGAGACAGCAAGACATGCTTTTGAGGCAAGGTACATTCATCAGCAAGAAAACGTTGCCCAAGGAAAGAAGCCATGAATGTAATAAGTTTGGGAAAATATCACATCTGAGCACTGATCTTTTTCCTTCAATTCAAAACCCTAATAACTGGGACTCTTGTGGAAAGAGTGTGAACCATAATTTAGACTTGAATGGTTTTAAGAGAAACTATtcaaaaaagcaagatgagtgctaTGGATGTGGGAAATTATTACAACATACAAAGCATGATAGAAGACCTAATGGAGAAAAATTCTGGGAATGCAGTCACTGTGAGAAAGCTTTCAGCCATAACCCAGCACTTACGTATAAACCAGCAATAACCAATTCTCTTGTGTATAAACGGAAGAGGGTTCCACCTACAGAGAAACCCCATGTCTGTACtgagtgtgggaaagccttctgCTACAAGTCTGAATTCATTAGGCATCAAAGAAGTCACACTGGGGAGAAGCCATATGGATGCACTGACTGTGGAAAAGCCTTTTCACATAAGTCAACCCTCATTAAACACCAGAGAATACACACTGGGATAAGACCCTTTGAGTGTTTTTTTTGTGGGAAAGCCTTCACCCAGAAGTCACACCGCAGAGAACATCAGAGGACACATACAGGAGAGAGACCCTTTGTGTGCAATGAATGTGGGAAGTCATTTGGTGAGAAGTCATACCTCAATGTACATCGAAAAATACACACAGGAGAAAGACCCTATCGTTGCAGAGAATGTGGAAAATCCTTCAGTCAAAAGTCATGCCTCAATAAACATTGGAGAACTCATACCGGAGAAAAACCCTATGGATGCGACGAATGTGGCAAAGCTTTCTACCAGAAGCCAAACCTCAGCAGACATCAGAAAGTTCATGCTAGGAAGAATGCTTACAGGAATGAAAACCTAAAAATTGTAGGAAAGCCTTGA
- the ZNF793 gene encoding zinc finger protein 793 isoform X1: protein MIEYQQRPVSFKDVVVGFTQEEWHRLNPAQRALYRDVMLETYSNLLSVGYEGTKPYVILRLEQEEAPWICEASCSGCHCWENIWQGNVQKKRQQDMLLRQGTFISKKTLPKERSHECNKFGKISHLSTDLFPSIQNPNNWDSCGKSVNHNLDLNGFKRNYSKKQDECYGCGKLLQHTKHDRRPNGEKFWECSHCEKAFSHNPALTYKPAITNSLVYKRKRVPPTEKPHVCTECGKAFCYKSEFIRHQRSHTGEKPYGCTDCGKAFSHKSTLIKHQRIHTGIRPFECFFCGKAFTQKSHRREHQRTHTGERPFVCNECGKSFGEKSYLNVHRKIHTGERPYRCRECGKSFSQKSCLNKHWRTHTGEKPYGCDECGKAFYQKPNLSRHQKVHARKNAYRNENLKIVGKP, encoded by the exons ATGATCGAGTACCAG CAGAGACCTGTGTCATTCAAGGATGTGGTAGTGGGCTTCACTCAAGAGGAGTGGCACAGGCTGAATCCTGCTCAGAGGGCCCTATACCGGGATGTGATGCTGGAGACCTACAGCAACCTCCTCTCAGTGG GTTATGAAGGCACCAAACCATATGTGATCCTCAGGCTGGAGCAGGAAGAAGCACCATGGATTTGTGAGGCGTCATGCTCAGGCTGCCACTGTTGGG AAAACATTTGGCAAGGTAACGTCCAGAAGAAGAGACAGCAAGACATGCTTTTGAGGCAAGGTACATTCATCAGCAAGAAAACGTTGCCCAAGGAAAGAAGCCATGAATGTAATAAGTTTGGGAAAATATCACATCTGAGCACTGATCTTTTTCCTTCAATTCAAAACCCTAATAACTGGGACTCTTGTGGAAAGAGTGTGAACCATAATTTAGACTTGAATGGTTTTAAGAGAAACTATtcaaaaaagcaagatgagtgctaTGGATGTGGGAAATTATTACAACATACAAAGCATGATAGAAGACCTAATGGAGAAAAATTCTGGGAATGCAGTCACTGTGAGAAAGCTTTCAGCCATAACCCAGCACTTACGTATAAACCAGCAATAACCAATTCTCTTGTGTATAAACGGAAGAGGGTTCCACCTACAGAGAAACCCCATGTCTGTACtgagtgtgggaaagccttctgCTACAAGTCTGAATTCATTAGGCATCAAAGAAGTCACACTGGGGAGAAGCCATATGGATGCACTGACTGTGGAAAAGCCTTTTCACATAAGTCAACCCTCATTAAACACCAGAGAATACACACTGGGATAAGACCCTTTGAGTGTTTTTTTTGTGGGAAAGCCTTCACCCAGAAGTCACACCGCAGAGAACATCAGAGGACACATACAGGAGAGAGACCCTTTGTGTGCAATGAATGTGGGAAGTCATTTGGTGAGAAGTCATACCTCAATGTACATCGAAAAATACACACAGGAGAAAGACCCTATCGTTGCAGAGAATGTGGAAAATCCTTCAGTCAAAAGTCATGCCTCAATAAACATTGGAGAACTCATACCGGAGAAAAACCCTATGGATGCGACGAATGTGGCAAAGCTTTCTACCAGAAGCCAAACCTCAGCAGACATCAGAAAGTTCATGCTAGGAAGAATGCTTACAGGAATGAAAACCTAAAAATTGTAGGAAAGCCTTGA